The following DNA comes from Syntrophorhabdaceae bacterium.
ACCTCAATATATTGAGGGGAGTTTCGAGGAATGTCAGGACGGCTTAATCCAGCTCCCTGGTTTCCGGCCGGAATATTCCGAGCTTATGCATTCTCGCCCTTAAGGTGCTCGGATGGAGACCCAGGATCGCCGCGGCCCCGTCCTTTCCCTCGATACGCCATCGAGTCTCTGAAAGGGTTTTGATGATTTGACTTCGCTCCATCTCCTCCAGGGTTTTCACGGCTGATGAAAATGGAAGGGATGTGATCTCCAGTTTATCCGCGAGCTGCAAGACCGGTCCGGGACACAGGATCACGGCCCGTTCAATTATATTTTCCAGTTCCCGGATGTTCCCGGGCCACGGATAGTCTTTAAGCGCCTTGAGCGCTTCCTTCTGGACCGACGTGATCTGTTTCCCCAATTTCCGGGAATATCGCTCGATGAAGGCCTGGGCCAACAGCGGAATGTCCTCCGCCCGCTGACGCAGCGGAGGGACGGTGATCGGAAAGACATTGAGCCGATAGTAAAGGTCCTGCCGAAACCGGCCATGGCGGACCTCTTCCTCAAGGTTTCGATTGGTTGTTGCCATGATCCGCACATCGACCTTTATGGTGTGAGATGAGCCCAGGCGCTCAAACTCGTTATACTGGATCACCCGGAGCAGCTTGGCCTGCATTTCCAGCGACAGTTCCCCTATCTCGTCGAGGCAAAGCGTGGAACCGTTGGCGAGCTCGAACCGGCCCACCTGCCGGGTATCGGCCCCGGTAAACGCCCCCTTCTCACGACCGAACAGTTCGCTCTCCATGAGATTTGCCGGCAGGGCAGCACAGTTGACGGTGATGAGCGGGCGGTCCTTGCGGGGGCTCATGTGGTGGATGGCGGCGGCAACCAGTTCCTTTCCCGTGCCGGTCTCGCCCAGGATGAGGACCGTCGTGTTCGTGGGGGCAACCTGCTCCGCCCGATAAAGAACATACTTGAGACCGTCGCTTTGCCCGAGAATGTGCTCGAATTGATGCTTCATCGTGATCTCTTGACGGAAATAGATGTTTTCGGCCTCGAGCTGGTCTTTCAATATTTTGATCTCGGAAAGAGCGGTGCGGAGTTCAACCGTTCGCTCCTCCACTCGTTGCTCCAACTCGTTGTGGGCTTCTTGCAGAGCCGCCTCTATGAGTTTCCGTTCGGTGATATCGCGGATGTTGCACTGGATCACCTTATGATGATCGACAAGATAGACATTGCTGACAAATTCCACGGCGATGGGACGTCCATCTTTCGTCTCCAGCGGCAGGTCTTCGTAGCGGACATATCCTTTTGCCTGAAGCTCCGCAAAGACGGCCTTCGATGCCTCAACATCTTTAAAGGCACCGATTTCCCAGAGTCTCTTTCCTAAGAATTCCTCATGCGGATAACCCAGCATCTCTACCAGGAAGGGGTTCACGTCCGATATTTGCCCTGTCTCGGCATCGAGGAGCAATATTCCGTCCCGGGCTGTTTCAAAGAGACGGCGGTAACGGGTTTCAGAGACCTTCAGCGCCTCATCGGACTCCTTTTGGGCGGTGATATCCTCAAGGGCAAGGAGGATCATTTCCGTGCCCTTACCCTCCTGGAAGATCCGGCGGGCATTGAGAAGCATCGTTCTGTGCCCGATGGCCGGGAACTCATGGTCAACTTCAAAATCATTGAAATGGGTGTTCTGGGGAATAATTTCCTCCAGCAACTCCCGCAATGAAGGAATGTCCCACACATTGTCGCCTATACTGTACAGAAATCGTCCCTCTGTCTCTTCGGGCGTCACACGAAACGTTTCGTAGAAGGAACGATTGGCATTGATCACTTTCAGGTCGGGGGTAAGCACGATAAGAGGTTCGCGGACTGTTTGCACAATACTCTCGGTGTATTTTTGAACCTTCTCAAGGATATCCCCTCTTCGTTTGCGGCCAGCGATCTGGGTCCGCGCCAGTTCGCTGGCTTCCTGCGAACGCAGTTCCATGGCGTCGAGCCTCGCCTGAAGCTCTTTCACCTCAAGGACAAGCTGCTCCCTGGTTTTGCGGCTTGTGATCACTTTCAGCTCCCTGGTCTTCGTTCTATACCCCCACTGATCCAGGTGAAATGTCCTTCTCCCAACTCTTACATTTATTTATTCTGATATTGCACTAAACAAATGTCAACAGGATTTCTGTTTGAGGAGGGTTCGCTGCCATCAGAAGCGTACACGCTTCTTTTCATGAAGCCGAGCCGCCACTTTCGCTGAACACTCTGAGCAGATACTATGGGGAAACACCCTGATGGTCTCGTATTTGGAGTTGGCGGCGGGTGTTTTTTCCTGCTCTTACCCGAAGCTGGAGACTATCACCTATACGACTATTCTGCGTATCTCTGCTTTCTGGTTGAAGAAGTTCACAATGAGCCCGATCTTGTAGTTCGTTGCCTTGAGTATGCCGATAAGGCTCACTTCGTGCATCTTCTGTATCGCCTCTACGGTCATGATATCGATAACAACCTGGTCTTCGACGACGATATCGGCAAGATACTCGCCGACATTAACGCCTTTATACTTAACTTTCACCGGTACATGGTTTCTGCCCCTCAACCCCTGCTTTCTCAACTCCAGCATAACGGCGTTCTCATACACCTTGTCCGGAAAACCACCGCCGAGTTCCTTATTGACCTCTATTACGGCGTCGCTCGTCCTCTTAATGACATCATTGACATCCCGGGCCTGATCCTCAGGACCCGCAGCACCTCTTTTGATGCGTGCGTTGATCTGGGTCAGAATCTCTTCGTCGTAATCAAAGGACTTTTCTCTCATTTTTACCATCACATTAACCTGAATCGTTTCGATATCTTATCTGAGAGAGGATAACCGGTCAAGAGAAAACACTTTCTATGACCCGACACGGGAAGATCCTTCTGGCCCCACCTTTTCTCACAGTGTCATTTTGGTCAATAGCGGCAGAACAGCCGACTGGCGCCCGTCACATTAACACGGTCAGGTTTTTCATTGGGGCACTGGACAATGAAGCCTCTTATAACAACAGTCGTCGATTATGCCTTGCAAAACACAGGCAACAAGTGCAAAATTGAAAATGTCAATTACAGGGCGCCACTGATGGGGGAAACTGTGAGAGTATTGCTGCTGTTGGTTCTGATATTCATGCCGGTTGGGTGCTCGATCCTGCCGGGACAACCCAAAGATACCGGCTTTCTCACGAAACATGTATCGACAAGCCTGCCTGTGACCAGGACATACGCCAATTTACGGCAAGGTTTCAGGTATTGCGACTTCGCAGATATCGGCGTCCCGGACTGCAAGCCGCCCGAAAAGGACGGGGCCGTCTTCTGCAATGTCTACACCGGGGATACCACAGGGAAAGCAAATCGGGTCCTGGGCACGATACAGCTTTCGCCTGAATCAAACGGGACAAAAGCGGTTCTGCGGGTGAAAACCTATGTTGCCAACAGCGAAGATATTCTGACAGCGTGGGAAATACTCATGTCCGGCAAGGTGAGAGAGGCCTGCCCTTAAGGCGTGGAGGTCGAAAGCTGATCCACGCAGTACCTTTGCGGTGCAGTTGGAGGAACCATATGAAATTACTCAATAT
Coding sequences within:
- a CDS encoding sigma 54-interacting transcriptional regulator → MITSRKTREQLVLEVKELQARLDAMELRSQEASELARTQIAGRKRRGDILEKVQKYTESIVQTVREPLIVLTPDLKVINANRSFYETFRVTPEETEGRFLYSIGDNVWDIPSLRELLEEIIPQNTHFNDFEVDHEFPAIGHRTMLLNARRIFQEGKGTEMILLALEDITAQKESDEALKVSETRYRRLFETARDGILLLDAETGQISDVNPFLVEMLGYPHEEFLGKRLWEIGAFKDVEASKAVFAELQAKGYVRYEDLPLETKDGRPIAVEFVSNVYLVDHHKVIQCNIRDITERKLIEAALQEAHNELEQRVEERTVELRTALSEIKILKDQLEAENIYFRQEITMKHQFEHILGQSDGLKYVLYRAEQVAPTNTTVLILGETGTGKELVAAAIHHMSPRKDRPLITVNCAALPANLMESELFGREKGAFTGADTRQVGRFELANGSTLCLDEIGELSLEMQAKLLRVIQYNEFERLGSSHTIKVDVRIMATTNRNLEEEVRHGRFRQDLYYRLNVFPITVPPLRQRAEDIPLLAQAFIERYSRKLGKQITSVQKEALKALKDYPWPGNIRELENIIERAVILCPGPVLQLADKLEITSLPFSSAVKTLEEMERSQIIKTLSETRWRIEGKDGAAAILGLHPSTLRARMHKLGIFRPETRELD
- a CDS encoding GxxExxY protein, whose amino-acid sequence is MREKSFDYDEEILTQINARIKRGAAGPEDQARDVNDVIKRTSDAVIEVNKELGGGFPDKVYENAVMLELRKQGLRGRNHVPVKVKYKGVNVGEYLADIVVEDQVVIDIMTVEAIQKMHEVSLIGILKATNYKIGLIVNFFNQKAEIRRIVV